In Desulfurobacterium pacificum, the following proteins share a genomic window:
- a CDS encoding response regulator transcription factor: MRALVVEDDKSLAKEIKNVFTDYGLGVEVISSREEIINRNNYSILILDVALLGAKGYDICKEVKEKKGLPVIVLCSIPETDFKIRWFEIGADDVIIKPFSTKELLARTMAILRRYKDKINNILEFEGITLKKKEGRIIIDGKSIDLTKIELEILELLIKYQEEVLPKDFLLNRIWGTRKSARTLDVYIHRLRKKLGSKGKHIKTLTNVGYILTRNV; this comes from the coding sequence ATGAGGGCGTTAGTAGTAGAAGACGACAAATCGTTAGCCAAAGAGATAAAAAACGTATTCACAGATTACGGCTTAGGCGTAGAGGTAATTTCCAGCAGGGAAGAAATAATCAACAGGAACAATTACTCTATTCTCATTTTAGATGTAGCTCTATTAGGGGCTAAAGGATACGATATTTGCAAGGAAGTCAAAGAGAAAAAAGGGCTTCCAGTAATAGTCCTCTGCTCCATCCCCGAAACAGATTTCAAAATTCGCTGGTTTGAAATAGGTGCTGACGATGTAATCATTAAACCTTTCAGTACAAAAGAACTCTTAGCAAGGACAATGGCAATACTGCGAAGATACAAAGATAAAATAAACAATATCTTAGAGTTTGAAGGAATAACGCTCAAAAAGAAAGAAGGCAGAATTATAATAGACGGAAAGAGTATTGATTTAACAAAAATAGAACTTGAAATCCTTGAACTTCTAATAAAATATCAGGAAGAGGTATTACCCAAAGATTTCCTGCTTAACCGTATCTGGGGAACAAGAAAAAGTGCAAGAACTTTAGACGTTTACATTCACAGGTTAAGAAAAAAATTGGGGTCAAAAGGAAAACATATTAAAACGCTAACTAACGTTGGATACATTTTAACGAGAAACGTTTAA
- a CDS encoding acetate uptake transporter codes for MEVKIANPAPLGLFGFGMTTVLLNLHNAGLMHLGTMILAMGIFYGGIAQIIAGIMEFKKNNTFGALAFTSYGLFWETLVFLLLMSKWGWWPGPDKMGIVFYLLMWGIFTFLLWIVLYKTKHGADIQFVFVTLWILFFLLALGDFTGSSFIKILAGYEGIVCGASAMYVGFKTLLQELIAGN; via the coding sequence ATGGAAGTGAAAATTGCGAATCCTGCACCTTTGGGACTTTTCGGATTTGGTATGACTACGGTTCTACTGAACCTTCATAACGCCGGATTGATGCACTTAGGGACTATGATTTTGGCTATGGGGATTTTTTACGGAGGGATTGCGCAAATTATTGCCGGTATTATGGAATTTAAAAAGAACAATACTTTTGGAGCGCTTGCTTTCACTTCTTACGGATTGTTTTGGGAAACGCTTGTTTTTCTCCTTTTAATGTCAAAGTGGGGATGGTGGCCCGGTCCTGATAAAATGGGAATTGTGTTTTACCTGTTAATGTGGGGAATCTTTACCTTTCTATTGTGGATTGTTCTTTATAAAACTAAGCATGGAGCAGATATTCAGTTTGTGTTTGTTACGTTGTGGATTCTATTCTTTCTTTTGGCGTTGGGAGATTTTACGGGAAGTTCGTTTATTAAAATATTAGCTGGATATGAAGGAATAGTTTGCGGTGCTTCCGCTATGTACGTTGGCTTTAAGACTTTGCTTCAAGAATTAATTGCAGGTAATTAA
- the uvrB gene encoding excinuclease ABC subunit UvrB, translating to MRKFKVVSPFQPKGDQPKAIRELSEGIRKGLKYQTLLGITGSGKTFTIAKVIEEVQKPTLVISHNKVLAAQLYHELKTFFPNNAVEYFISYYDYYQPEAYIPSRDLYIEKDCSINPVIDRMRHSATVSLLTRRDVIVVSSVSCIYGLGSPDFYKNLSLRFEVGEEIERDEVIRKLVTLGYERSEYDLRPGIFKVRGDVIDIFPADVEDHFIRVELFGDEVDSIVMLDYFNRSVLREFDSYTVYPASHYATPYSRIVEAVKSIERELEERVDFFLKEGKELEAKRIEQRTRYDMELLLEIGHCKGIENYSRHLDGRKPGEPPFTLLDYFPDDFLVIIDESHVTIPQIKAMWRGDRARKFNLVEHGFRLPSAYDNRPLNFEEFLKRVPQAIFVSATPGDFELSISEKVVEQIIRPTGLLDPVVEVKPTEGQIDHLLSEIRERVRRNERVLVTTLTKRSAEELTEYLLEKGVKAKYMHSEIDSVERVEIIRGLRSGEFDVLVGVNLLREGLDLPEVSLVAILDADKEGFLRSTTSLIQTIGRAARNVNGKVILYADRITPSMKKAIEETERRRKIQEEYNKKHGIVPQTVKRSIEASILEDAGVMPFYKIKVSKEEPLPKTEEEVLERIARLEKEMKEAAKNWEFEKAAELRDKIKELRKLLVPAD from the coding sequence ATGAGAAAGTTTAAAGTTGTTTCACCGTTTCAGCCTAAAGGCGACCAGCCTAAAGCTATAAGGGAGCTATCGGAAGGTATAAGGAAAGGTCTTAAGTATCAGACTCTTTTAGGCATAACGGGAAGTGGAAAGACCTTTACGATAGCAAAAGTTATAGAAGAAGTTCAAAAGCCTACGCTTGTTATTTCTCACAACAAGGTTTTAGCTGCCCAACTTTACCACGAGTTAAAAACTTTCTTTCCGAATAATGCCGTTGAATACTTTATCAGCTATTACGATTACTACCAGCCGGAAGCCTACATTCCCAGCAGAGACCTTTACATAGAGAAGGATTGTTCCATTAACCCGGTAATTGACCGTATGCGCCACTCAGCTACCGTTTCACTGCTTACGAGGAGGGACGTTATAGTCGTTTCTTCCGTTTCCTGCATTTATGGTTTGGGTTCACCTGACTTTTACAAAAATCTCTCTTTAAGGTTTGAAGTTGGTGAAGAAATAGAGAGAGATGAAGTTATACGGAAGCTTGTCACTTTGGGGTATGAAAGGAGCGAATACGACTTGAGGCCGGGGATTTTTAAGGTAAGGGGAGACGTGATAGATATCTTTCCTGCCGACGTTGAAGACCACTTTATAAGGGTGGAGCTTTTCGGAGATGAGGTTGATTCTATCGTTATGCTTGATTACTTCAACAGGAGCGTTTTGAGGGAGTTTGATTCTTATACCGTTTACCCGGCTTCTCACTACGCTACGCCTTATTCAAGGATTGTTGAAGCGGTAAAGTCTATTGAGAGGGAGCTTGAGGAGAGGGTGGATTTTTTCCTGAAGGAAGGAAAAGAATTGGAGGCAAAAAGGATAGAGCAGAGAACCCGCTACGATATGGAGCTTTTGTTAGAAATAGGGCACTGCAAAGGGATAGAAAACTATTCGCGCCATTTAGATGGAAGGAAACCGGGAGAGCCGCCTTTTACTCTGCTTGATTACTTTCCCGATGACTTTTTGGTGATTATTGATGAATCTCACGTTACCATTCCGCAGATAAAGGCAATGTGGAGGGGGGATAGAGCAAGGAAGTTTAACTTGGTAGAGCATGGATTTAGGCTTCCTTCCGCCTACGATAACAGACCTTTAAACTTTGAAGAGTTTTTAAAAAGAGTTCCTCAGGCTATTTTCGTTTCTGCCACACCCGGAGATTTTGAACTTTCCATTTCAGAGAAAGTGGTAGAGCAGATTATCAGACCTACCGGACTTCTTGACCCAGTTGTTGAAGTAAAACCAACAGAAGGGCAGATTGACCATCTGCTTTCTGAAATCAGAGAAAGGGTTAGAAGGAATGAGCGAGTTTTGGTAACGACGTTAACGAAGAGAAGTGCTGAAGAACTTACAGAATACCTTCTTGAGAAAGGTGTTAAGGCTAAGTACATGCATTCTGAGATAGATTCTGTTGAGAGAGTTGAAATCATCAGAGGACTCAGAAGCGGTGAGTTTGACGTTTTAGTTGGCGTTAACCTCTTGAGAGAAGGGCTTGACCTTCCGGAAGTTTCTCTCGTAGCAATATTAGATGCTGATAAGGAAGGGTTTTTAAGGTCAACGACCTCTCTTATTCAAACGATAGGTAGGGCTGCGAGGAACGTTAACGGTAAAGTGATTCTATATGCAGATAGAATAACACCTTCCATGAAGAAGGCGATAGAGGAAACGGAAAGGAGAAGGAAAATTCAGGAGGAATACAACAAAAAGCACGGCATTGTTCCTCAAACGGTGAAAAGAAGTATAGAGGCTTCCATTTTGGAAGATGCGGGTGTTATGCCTTTTTATAAGATAAAAGTTAGTAAAGAAGAACCTTTGCCTAAAACAGAGGAGGAAGTTTTAGAAAGAATAGCTCGGCTTGAAAAAGAGATGAAAGAAGCTGCAAAGAACTGGGAATTTGAAAAGGCAGCAGAACTAAGAGATAAGATAAAAGAGTTAAGAAAACTTTTAGTCCCTGCTGATTAA
- a CDS encoding DcaP family trimeric outer membrane transporter yields the protein MRRLLLVSSVLILASSTAFAQDEVEVLKQQIRQLQEQMTKLQKKLAELESRGQVTSKPVTGLKSPIKIYGKVKLDVIYDTHDMGTDQFITYLPKGERDDRTTFNMKDTRLGFIVNGPEVDGWKVTGRVESDFYGKGGDDNGAFRIRLSYINLNNGKGTNIRIGQDYIPVASQMASTLDFLSMGASGNLWDRVPQITVTQKFDGGVGVLGTVWKSSASTDGVDMRMPWVGAKVFYKGQPFYVALGGAFRHGSDTVNNVKGSVDDYVVAVEWKVPFNLFFPMSVKGEAYVGQGLTTRDFLVFTPSHYLDGTDVKELQTKGGFIQLSMKPFEKVGFNFGAGMNDPDNSDAQKADTYKKNWRAFGNVLYKFAPNVTFGLELDHQETLYFGDVEHGNRLMASAIYVW from the coding sequence ATGAGAAGGTTACTCCTTGTTTCATCAGTTTTGATTTTAGCCTCATCAACCGCTTTTGCACAGGATGAGGTGGAAGTTCTAAAGCAACAGATTAGACAGCTTCAGGAACAGATGACAAAACTGCAGAAGAAGCTTGCGGAGTTAGAATCGCGCGGTCAGGTTACATCAAAACCTGTTACCGGTTTAAAGAGTCCCATCAAAATCTACGGTAAAGTGAAATTGGACGTTATTTACGACACGCACGATATGGGTACAGACCAGTTTATTACCTATTTACCTAAAGGTGAAAGGGACGACAGAACGACTTTCAACATGAAGGATACCCGCCTTGGCTTTATAGTAAATGGTCCTGAAGTTGACGGCTGGAAGGTGACAGGTAGGGTTGAATCTGACTTTTACGGAAAAGGCGGTGACGATAATGGAGCGTTTAGAATCAGGCTTTCTTACATTAACTTAAACAATGGAAAGGGAACGAACATAAGAATTGGTCAGGATTATATTCCTGTTGCTTCACAGATGGCTTCTACGCTTGACTTTTTGAGTATGGGTGCTTCCGGTAACCTGTGGGATAGAGTTCCTCAAATTACTGTAACTCAAAAGTTTGATGGTGGCGTTGGTGTTCTTGGAACTGTCTGGAAGAGTTCTGCTTCAACTGATGGCGTTGATATGAGAATGCCCTGGGTAGGCGCAAAAGTTTTTTATAAAGGGCAGCCTTTCTACGTTGCTTTAGGCGGTGCTTTCAGACACGGAAGCGATACTGTTAATAATGTAAAGGGAAGCGTTGATGACTACGTGGTGGCAGTTGAATGGAAAGTTCCGTTTAACCTTTTCTTCCCCATGAGCGTAAAGGGTGAAGCTTACGTTGGACAGGGTTTAACGACGAGAGACTTTTTGGTATTCACGCCGTCTCACTACTTGGACGGGACAGATGTGAAGGAGCTTCAAACGAAGGGAGGCTTCATTCAGCTTAGCATGAAGCCTTTTGAAAAGGTTGGATTTAACTTCGGCGCCGGTATGAACGACCCTGATAATAGCGATGCTCAGAAAGCGGATACTTATAAGAAGAACTGGAGAGCTTTTGGTAACGTGCTATACAAATTTGCACCTAACGTTACTTTCGGTTTGGAGCTTGACCATCAAGAAACGCTTTACTTTGGCGATGTGGAGCACGGAAATCGCTTGATGGCTTCTGCCATTTATGTCTGGTAA